The following coding sequences lie in one Megalodesulfovibrio gigas DSM 1382 = ATCC 19364 genomic window:
- a CDS encoding DUF2207 domain-containing protein — protein sequence MIRLLLLIVPLLLCCAQDVQAQQERIRSFVSEIRIQPDATVLVRETIIVQAAGNKIKRGIYRDFPTLYTDRLGNALEVPFELYGIFRDGKGESYHTERHGNGIRVYIGKENVFLPPGEHTYEITYATRWQLGFFAGYDELYWNVTGNGWEFPIDYAEALVTLPQGAPVVQQHAYTGYQGDTGAAYAADTLDDGRLRFVTTRALDAQQGLTVAVAWPKGFVAEPTQQEKLERFVYGNLAAAAGLLGVLALFAYYYITWSRVGRDPEQGTIYPQYGPPQGLSPASVRTLMRMGSDNKTFATAIVGLAQKDRLRIEEEGKTFVLVKTAGGRPPLTADEQVLFDKLLGSRARLSAKQENHAIFSTAKKALETRLALQHEKLHFLKNSKYLIPGILLSAAVLLVVALSARERAMAGFMMVWLSFWSVGVYFLLRTAITAWLTRSYVTAFFMSLFSIPFVVGEVVGLGALAYATSPLAALCLLAMAGLHVLFYELLKAPTPEGRQIMDAIAGYKLFLSVTEGPRLELMQPIAITPDVYEKHFPYAMALDVEKQWGERFSQAMASAGQYDSDYHPAWYLGTRFHSVSSGDGFATSFASAFSSAISSSSTAPGSSSGSGGGGSSGGGGGGGGGGGW from the coding sequence ATGATCCGCCTGCTGCTGCTCATCGTGCCATTGCTGCTTTGTTGCGCACAGGATGTCCAGGCGCAACAGGAACGCATCCGCTCCTTTGTCAGCGAAATCCGCATCCAGCCGGACGCCACCGTACTGGTTCGGGAAACCATCATTGTGCAGGCCGCCGGCAACAAGATCAAACGCGGCATCTACCGCGACTTCCCCACCCTGTACACGGACCGCCTGGGCAACGCCCTGGAAGTGCCGTTCGAGTTGTACGGCATCTTTCGCGATGGCAAGGGGGAAAGCTACCACACGGAGCGCCACGGCAACGGCATACGCGTATACATCGGCAAGGAGAACGTCTTCCTTCCCCCTGGCGAGCACACGTACGAAATTACCTATGCCACCCGGTGGCAGCTCGGCTTTTTTGCCGGGTATGACGAGCTGTACTGGAACGTGACCGGCAACGGCTGGGAATTTCCCATCGATTACGCCGAAGCCCTCGTCACCCTGCCGCAAGGCGCGCCCGTGGTGCAGCAGCACGCATACACCGGCTACCAGGGCGACACCGGCGCGGCCTATGCGGCGGACACGCTGGATGACGGCCGCCTCCGCTTCGTCACCACCCGCGCCTTGGACGCCCAACAGGGCCTGACCGTGGCCGTGGCCTGGCCCAAGGGCTTTGTGGCCGAGCCCACGCAGCAGGAAAAGCTGGAGCGCTTCGTGTACGGCAATCTGGCGGCTGCGGCCGGCCTGCTGGGCGTGCTGGCGTTGTTCGCCTATTATTACATCACCTGGTCCCGCGTAGGCCGCGACCCGGAGCAGGGCACCATCTATCCGCAATACGGTCCGCCACAGGGCCTGTCCCCGGCCTCGGTGCGCACCTTGATGCGCATGGGCTCGGACAACAAGACCTTTGCCACGGCCATCGTGGGACTGGCCCAAAAGGACCGGCTGCGCATCGAAGAGGAAGGCAAGACCTTCGTCCTGGTCAAGACGGCCGGCGGCCGCCCTCCCCTCACCGCCGACGAGCAGGTCCTGTTCGACAAGCTCCTGGGCTCCCGCGCACGTCTCTCCGCCAAGCAGGAGAACCACGCGATCTTTTCCACCGCCAAAAAGGCCCTGGAAACGCGCCTGGCCCTGCAGCACGAGAAGCTACACTTTCTCAAAAATTCCAAATACCTCATCCCTGGCATCCTGCTTTCAGCCGCGGTGCTGCTGGTGGTGGCCCTCTCTGCCCGGGAACGGGCCATGGCCGGCTTCATGATGGTGTGGTTGAGCTTCTGGAGCGTGGGCGTATACTTTTTGCTGCGCACGGCAATCACGGCCTGGCTCACCCGCTCGTACGTGACGGCCTTCTTCATGTCCCTGTTCAGCATACCCTTTGTGGTGGGGGAAGTGGTGGGGCTGGGCGCCCTGGCCTATGCCACCAGCCCCCTGGCGGCCCTGTGCCTGCTGGCCATGGCCGGGCTGCATGTGCTCTTTTATGAACTGCTCAAGGCCCCCACGCCCGAAGGCCGCCAGATCATGGACGCCATTGCGGGCTACAAGCTGTTCCTGTCCGTGACGGAAGGCCCGCGGCTGGAACTGATGCAGCCCATCGCCATCACGCCTGACGTCTATGAAAAGCACTTCCCCTACGCCATGGCTTTGGATGTGGAAAAGCAATGGGGCGAGCGCTTCAGCCAGGCCATGGCCTCGGCCGGCCAGTATGACAGCGACTACCATCCCGCATGGTACCTTGGCACGCGCTTCCACAGTGTTTCCTCAGGGGATGGCTTCGCCACTTCCTTTGCCAGCGCGTTCAGCTCGGCCATTTCTTCGTCGTCCACAGCGCCGGGATCCAGCTCGGGCAGTGGCGGGGGCGGCTCCTCCGGCGGCGGGGGCGGAGGCGGCGGGGGCGGCGGATGGTGA
- a CDS encoding PilZ domain-containing protein, with amino-acid sequence MDDSTKHPGSPPAADGAAPQPCRKAFRVPVRESQMLTVRVGEEHFGAFDVVEGGVGIFHSRRAAFSVGQPLEDMCLFFKGEPLPVHGRVVHVVRDEHGMIRYGVEFLDLDEDTRDRVYELVQLARKEYLDPLDDDASAG; translated from the coding sequence ATGGACGATTCCACGAAACACCCCGGCTCGCCGCCGGCGGCGGATGGTGCTGCGCCCCAGCCCTGCCGCAAGGCGTTCCGGGTGCCGGTGCGCGAAAGCCAGATGCTTACCGTGCGCGTGGGGGAGGAACACTTCGGCGCCTTCGACGTGGTGGAAGGGGGCGTGGGCATCTTCCACTCCAGGCGGGCCGCCTTTTCCGTGGGCCAGCCCCTGGAGGACATGTGCCTGTTTTTCAAAGGCGAACCCCTGCCCGTGCACGGCCGGGTGGTGCATGTGGTCCGAGACGAACACGGCATGATCCGCTACGGTGTCGAATTTTTGGACCTGGATGAGGACACACGCGACCGGGTGTACGAGTTGGTGCAACTGGCGCGCAAGGAATATCTTGATCCGCTGGATGACGATGCGTCCGCAGGCTAG
- a CDS encoding LemA family protein, with protein sequence MVYVLGFLAILVLAALYGVAIYNGLVRSRNMVEEAFSGMDVQLKKRSDLIPNLVETVKGYAAHEREVLDAVTQWRAHAQQAQQHHSREAQAASEGMLGQALGRLFAVAENYPQLKADANFRELQTALAQVEDDLQNARRYYNGAVRNLNIKVQSFPSNLVAGMFGFARGTFFELEDPADRATPRVRF encoded by the coding sequence ATGGTTTATGTCCTTGGATTTCTGGCGATTCTCGTCCTGGCAGCGCTGTATGGCGTGGCCATCTACAACGGTCTGGTGCGCAGCCGGAATATGGTGGAAGAGGCCTTCAGCGGCATGGATGTGCAGCTCAAGAAGCGCAGTGACCTCATCCCTAATCTGGTGGAGACGGTGAAGGGCTATGCCGCCCACGAACGCGAGGTGCTCGACGCCGTGACCCAATGGCGCGCCCATGCCCAGCAGGCCCAGCAGCACCACAGCCGCGAGGCCCAGGCCGCCTCCGAAGGCATGCTCGGCCAGGCCCTGGGCCGGCTCTTCGCCGTGGCGGAAAACTATCCGCAGCTCAAGGCAGACGCCAACTTCCGCGAGCTGCAGACCGCCCTGGCCCAGGTGGAAGACGATCTCCAAAACGCCCGCCGCTACTACAACGGCGCCGTGCGCAATCTGAACATCAAGGTCCAGAGCTTCCCCAGCAACCTCGTGGCCGGCATGTTCGGCTTTGCCCGCGGCACATTCTTTGAGCTGGAAGACCCCGCCGACCGCGCCACCCCCAGGGTGCGATTCTAG
- a CDS encoding MATE family efflux transporter produces the protein MQLDLTTMPIPQATRRIALPASVGFLFLTLFNVVDTWFAGQISTGALAALSRSFPVYFIVLAAGNGLSTGATACIGASLGAGDRTRAAGYAVQALLLGAMAGVLLGLTGLALSPALFRLLGADEANLVLCLEYMDTIFLGAPAFLLVFMANAVLQAMGDTRRHRNFLILSFFLNCILDPWFIHGGLGLPAMGVRGVALATVACNLWGVWLLGRGVQQSGILQERRLRDFRIQPELLADMLRQGLPSAFTYLTIGLGIFVITFYLSRYGDAAVAAYGVATRIEQLALLPAVGLNVSTLALTAQNHGAGKADRILATLRHALILGAVVMAAGGCLVYLLADPLMAAFTADAAVVEIGAAYLRLAAFILYAYVVVYVHVAALQGIRKPMFGVWVGVLRQLIAPILLFHLGVFILEQNILWIWWSIFAITWAAALCSAIFGKRILFRVVNPVVA, from the coding sequence ATGCAGTTGGATCTGACCACCATGCCCATCCCCCAGGCCACCCGGCGCATCGCCCTGCCGGCGAGCGTGGGCTTTCTGTTTCTCACCCTGTTCAACGTGGTGGACACCTGGTTTGCCGGGCAGATCTCCACCGGAGCCCTGGCTGCCCTCTCCCGATCCTTTCCCGTCTATTTCATCGTGCTGGCCGCGGGCAACGGACTTTCCACCGGGGCCACAGCCTGCATCGGCGCATCCCTTGGCGCAGGAGACCGCACCCGCGCCGCCGGCTACGCCGTGCAGGCCCTCCTGCTGGGCGCCATGGCCGGCGTGCTGCTGGGGCTGACTGGCCTGGCCCTCTCCCCTGCCCTGTTCCGGCTACTGGGGGCGGACGAGGCGAATCTGGTCCTGTGCCTGGAATACATGGACACCATCTTCCTGGGCGCGCCGGCCTTCCTGCTCGTATTCATGGCCAATGCCGTGCTCCAGGCCATGGGAGACACCCGCCGGCACCGCAACTTCCTCATCCTGAGCTTTTTCCTCAACTGCATTCTGGATCCCTGGTTCATCCACGGCGGCCTTGGCCTGCCGGCCATGGGCGTGCGCGGCGTGGCCCTGGCCACGGTGGCGTGCAATCTCTGGGGCGTGTGGCTGCTGGGACGCGGCGTGCAGCAAAGCGGCATCCTGCAGGAACGCCGGCTGCGGGATTTCCGCATCCAGCCGGAACTGCTGGCAGACATGCTGCGCCAGGGCCTGCCGTCGGCCTTCACCTACCTGACCATCGGCCTGGGCATCTTTGTCATCACCTTCTACCTGAGCCGCTACGGCGACGCCGCCGTGGCTGCCTACGGCGTGGCCACCCGCATCGAACAGCTGGCCCTGCTGCCGGCAGTGGGGCTCAACGTCTCCACCCTGGCCCTGACCGCCCAGAACCACGGCGCCGGCAAGGCGGATCGCATCCTGGCCACGCTGCGGCATGCCCTGATACTGGGGGCCGTGGTGATGGCTGCGGGCGGATGCCTGGTGTACCTGCTGGCCGATCCCCTCATGGCCGCCTTCACGGCCGATGCCGCGGTGGTGGAGATCGGCGCGGCCTATCTCCGCCTGGCAGCGTTCATTCTGTACGCCTACGTGGTGGTGTACGTGCATGTGGCTGCGCTGCAAGGCATACGCAAACCCATGTTCGGAGTATGGGTGGGGGTGCTGCGCCAGCTCATCGCACCGATTCTTCTGTTTCATCTTGGAGTCTTCATCCTGGAGCAGAATATCCTCTGGATCTGGTGGAGCATTTTCGCCATCACCTGGGCGGCGGCGCTGTGCAGCGCAATCTTCGGAAAAAGAATCCTCTTCCGCGTTGTCAATCCTGTTGTTGCATGA
- a CDS encoding MltA domain-containing protein, whose amino-acid sequence MWNDFARLPGRCRATLRLGALLCLLLPFTGCASSQKPYEAPASSYIAGQSQPGQPARHIRKAAPELAATLDPRTQHKPSYAAMAPAIQESLKYLASKKPGDVAAMAGTTSITWGQLVRTNQELLALLPALDQNKSLLLQRFQWLELAPGTLMTGYYEPLVEASPTPRPDYPWPIYKAPPNLKSSIWPTRNAIDFQGALKGRRLELAWAKDLIDVFFLHIQGSGRLRYPDGSMRNVLYAGSNGHPYYAVGRALIEQGYATKEEMSMQTIRRLFKEHPHKVQEWMSLNAKYIFYRLDDGPVSDPVGAMGRPLMPRVSAAVNRDTVPLGSILALDALLPGYQSPRPEPFSGIVLAQDTGTMRPNHFDLFMGFGEQAADQAGRMQQEATAYLLLAR is encoded by the coding sequence ATGTGGAATGATTTTGCACGATTGCCTGGACGCTGCCGCGCAACCCTGCGCCTGGGCGCGCTGCTGTGCCTGCTCCTGCCGTTCACTGGCTGCGCCTCCTCGCAAAAGCCGTACGAAGCGCCGGCGTCCTCCTATATCGCCGGCCAATCCCAGCCAGGGCAGCCGGCCCGCCACATCCGCAAGGCCGCGCCCGAGCTGGCGGCGACCCTCGATCCCCGCACGCAGCACAAGCCCTCGTATGCCGCCATGGCTCCGGCCATCCAGGAATCCCTGAAGTATCTGGCCTCCAAAAAGCCGGGCGATGTGGCGGCCATGGCCGGCACAACATCCATCACCTGGGGCCAGCTGGTACGGACCAACCAGGAGCTGCTGGCCCTGCTGCCGGCCCTGGATCAGAACAAGTCCCTGCTGCTGCAACGCTTCCAATGGCTGGAGCTGGCCCCCGGCACCCTCATGACCGGCTATTACGAGCCCCTGGTGGAGGCCTCCCCCACGCCCCGGCCCGACTATCCCTGGCCCATCTACAAGGCGCCGCCCAACCTCAAATCCAGCATCTGGCCCACGCGCAACGCCATCGATTTTCAGGGCGCGCTCAAGGGCCGCCGGCTGGAACTGGCCTGGGCCAAGGATCTGATCGATGTCTTCTTCCTGCACATCCAGGGTTCCGGCCGCCTGCGCTACCCCGACGGTTCCATGCGCAACGTGCTGTATGCCGGGTCCAACGGCCATCCATACTATGCCGTGGGCCGCGCCCTCATCGAGCAGGGGTACGCCACCAAGGAAGAGATGAGCATGCAGACCATCCGCCGGCTCTTCAAGGAGCATCCGCACAAGGTGCAGGAATGGATGTCCTTGAATGCCAAGTACATCTTCTACCGCCTGGACGACGGGCCGGTGAGCGATCCCGTGGGCGCCATGGGCCGGCCTCTCATGCCCCGGGTGAGCGCCGCCGTGAACCGCGACACCGTGCCCCTGGGATCCATCCTGGCCCTGGACGCCCTGCTCCCCGGCTACCAGAGCCCCCGGCCCGAGCCCTTCAGCGGCATTGTCCTGGCCCAGGATACCGGCACCATGCGCCCCAACCACTTTGACCTGTTCATGGGCTTCGGCGAACAGGCCGCGGATCAGGCCGGCCGCATGCAGCAGGAAGCCACGGCCTATCTGTTGCTGGCGCGATAG
- a CDS encoding NupC/NupG family nucleoside CNT transporter, translating to MSIAMFQSALGLPVFILLAWLVSENRRRIPWRIIGAGLAVQLALAGLFLTIPAARQAFLQLNAVVEALETATRAGTTFVFGYLGGGTLPFAEPAPGAAYVFAFRGLPIILVMSALSAALFHLGVLQRVVQLFSLLLRKTLGIGGALGLGTAANIFMGMIEAPLFVRPYLGAMRRNELFALMTAGMATIAGTMLVLYAGILSPVLPDALGHILVASILSAPAAILIAAVMVPADPDAPVTDGVMHAPAEAAGLMDAVCQGTAQGLSLFLHVAASLVVLVALVALVNEGLDLLPDVAGQPLTLQRMFGVLLAPLAWCMGVPWSECHTAGQLLGVKVALNEFIAYMNMAALPADALSAKSRVVLTYAMCGFANFGSLGIMVGGLGSLLPERRAEIAALGLRSILAGMLATCMTGSVAGVFLP from the coding sequence ATGAGTATTGCCATGTTCCAAAGCGCACTGGGGCTGCCGGTGTTCATCCTGCTGGCTTGGCTTGTCAGCGAAAACCGGCGGCGCATCCCCTGGCGCATCATCGGCGCCGGGCTGGCCGTGCAACTGGCGCTGGCAGGCCTGTTCCTCACCATCCCCGCCGCGCGCCAGGCCTTTCTGCAGCTCAACGCCGTGGTGGAGGCCCTGGAGACCGCCACCAGGGCCGGCACCACCTTCGTCTTCGGCTATCTGGGCGGCGGCACGCTGCCCTTTGCCGAACCCGCTCCCGGCGCGGCATACGTGTTCGCCTTCCGCGGCCTGCCCATCATCCTGGTGATGAGCGCACTGAGCGCGGCCCTGTTTCATCTGGGCGTGCTGCAACGCGTGGTGCAACTGTTCTCCCTGCTGCTGCGCAAGACACTGGGCATCGGCGGGGCCCTGGGCCTGGGCACGGCGGCAAACATCTTCATGGGCATGATCGAAGCGCCGCTGTTCGTCCGTCCGTACCTTGGCGCCATGCGCCGCAACGAACTCTTCGCCCTGATGACCGCAGGCATGGCCACCATCGCCGGCACCATGCTGGTGCTCTATGCCGGCATCCTCTCCCCGGTGCTGCCGGACGCCCTGGGACACATCCTGGTGGCGTCCATCCTCAGCGCGCCGGCGGCCATCCTCATTGCAGCGGTGATGGTCCCTGCCGATCCCGACGCCCCCGTCACCGACGGCGTGATGCATGCCCCTGCCGAAGCCGCCGGCCTCATGGATGCCGTGTGCCAGGGCACGGCCCAGGGGCTGTCCCTGTTTCTGCATGTCGCGGCCAGCCTGGTGGTACTGGTGGCCCTGGTGGCGCTGGTCAACGAAGGCCTCGACCTGCTGCCCGATGTGGCCGGCCAGCCCCTGACGCTGCAGCGCATGTTCGGCGTGCTGCTGGCTCCGCTGGCCTGGTGCATGGGCGTGCCCTGGAGCGAATGCCACACCGCCGGCCAGTTGCTGGGCGTGAAAGTGGCGCTCAACGAATTCATCGCCTACATGAACATGGCCGCCCTGCCGGCAGACGCCCTCTCGGCCAAGAGCCGGGTGGTGCTCACCTATGCCATGTGCGGCTTCGCCAACTTCGGCAGCCTGGGCATCATGGTGGGCGGGCTGGGGAGCCTCCTCCCCGAACGCCGGGCGGAAATCGCCGCCCTGGGCCTGCGGTCCATCCTGGCCGGCATGCTGGCCACCTGCATGACCGGCAGCGTGGCGGGCGTGTTCCTGCCGTAA
- a CDS encoding AAA family ATPase: MEITCPKCGFSRTVDDAKIPSKKAVVHCKSCGHKFPLARARSIAVLLSKGGVGKTTTSVNLAAGLALEGQRVLLVDTDTQGQDAYMLGVKPKAGLTELVTKELKPKDAIFKARDNLWLLAGGKSLAGVKRMIDRKDFGGEMTLTESLAPLETQFDFIIIDSSPGWDPLTVNVLFYAKEILIPVSLEVMSLQGLSEFIKSLSSIKKYRKEVGIKYMVPTFMDERIKNPGEILEKLRKIYPQHICEPIRYNVRLSEAPAYGMTIFEYAGGSPGATDYKALVKRVLESDDEE; this comes from the coding sequence ATGGAAATCACCTGTCCGAAGTGCGGGTTCTCCCGCACTGTCGATGATGCAAAAATCCCTTCCAAGAAGGCTGTTGTGCATTGCAAGAGCTGCGGGCACAAGTTCCCCCTGGCCCGGGCGCGCTCCATTGCCGTGCTGCTGTCCAAGGGCGGGGTGGGCAAGACCACCACAAGCGTGAACCTGGCTGCCGGCCTGGCCCTGGAGGGGCAACGCGTCCTGCTGGTGGATACGGACACCCAGGGGCAGGACGCCTACATGCTGGGCGTAAAACCCAAGGCCGGCCTGACCGAACTGGTGACCAAGGAACTCAAGCCCAAGGATGCCATCTTCAAGGCCCGGGACAATCTCTGGCTGCTGGCGGGGGGCAAGTCCCTGGCTGGCGTCAAGCGCATGATCGACCGCAAGGACTTCGGCGGCGAGATGACCCTCACCGAATCCCTGGCCCCCCTGGAGACGCAGTTCGACTTCATCATCATCGACTCCTCCCCCGGCTGGGACCCCCTGACCGTGAACGTGCTCTTCTACGCCAAGGAGATCCTCATCCCGGTCTCCCTGGAGGTGATGAGCCTGCAGGGCCTCTCGGAGTTCATCAAGAGCCTGTCGTCCATCAAAAAATACCGCAAGGAAGTGGGCATCAAATACATGGTCCCCACCTTCATGGACGAGCGGATCAAGAACCCCGGCGAGATCCTGGAGAAGCTGCGCAAGATCTATCCCCAGCACATCTGCGAGCCCATCCGCTACAACGTGCGCCTGTCCGAGGCCCCGGCCTACGGCATGACCATCTTTGAATATGCCGGCGGCTCCCCCGGTGCCACGGACTACAAGGCCCTGGTCAAGCGGGTGCTGGAATCCGACGACGAGGAATAG
- a CDS encoding ParA family protein, producing the protein MHSTAVRTIAVMNQKGGVGKTTTVANLGVGLARLGRRVLLMDLDAQAHLTASLGLQELPADAVTSIDVLEGQASLRQAAISLPCDGQGSLTLAAGSLALSGADVLFASRIDRELLLKKALADLGPSDFDYILLDCPPNLGVLTLNALCAAHGVLVPVQAEYLALQSLAELMRTMDAVRAQLNPDLTLYGVVLTRFSRTKVLNREVAATLREHFPEQLFETRIRENVALAEAPGFGQDIFRYRPGSAGAQDYLQLAKELLRKEA; encoded by the coding sequence ATGCATTCCACTGCCGTGCGAACCATTGCCGTCATGAACCAGAAAGGCGGCGTGGGCAAGACCACCACCGTGGCCAACCTGGGCGTAGGGCTGGCCCGCCTGGGCCGGCGGGTGCTGCTGATGGATCTGGACGCCCAGGCCCATCTCACCGCCTCCCTGGGCCTGCAGGAGCTGCCGGCCGACGCAGTCACGAGCATTGACGTGCTGGAAGGGCAGGCAAGCCTGCGGCAGGCGGCCATCTCGCTGCCATGCGATGGCCAGGGCTCCCTGACGCTGGCAGCCGGCTCCCTGGCGCTCTCCGGGGCGGACGTGCTGTTTGCCTCGCGCATCGACCGGGAGTTGCTGCTCAAAAAAGCCCTGGCGGATCTCGGCCCCTCGGATTTCGACTACATCCTGCTGGACTGCCCGCCCAACCTGGGCGTGTTGACCCTGAATGCCTTGTGCGCGGCGCATGGGGTGCTGGTGCCGGTGCAGGCCGAATACCTGGCCCTGCAAAGTCTGGCCGAACTCATGCGCACCATGGACGCCGTGCGCGCCCAGCTCAACCCCGACCTGACCCTGTACGGCGTGGTGCTGACCCGGTTTTCCCGCACCAAGGTCCTCAACCGCGAGGTGGCCGCCACGTTGCGGGAACACTTCCCGGAGCAGCTCTTTGAGACGCGCATCCGGGAAAATGTGGCGCTGGCTGAAGCACCCGGCTTCGGGCAGGACATTTTTCGCTACCGCCCCGGCTCGGCCGGCGCGCAGGATTATTTGCAACTGGCAAAGGAATTGCTGCGCAAGGAGGCATGA
- the nagZ gene encoding beta-N-acetylhexosaminidase: MQLRKMVMMLAALALMSPISGAVAAPAPTLAEMAGQMLMVGFRGQTLAAAPDTVRALRAGQLGGVILFDFDVAAKTPGRNIVSPAQLAALTREIAAAAPTPPFIAVDQEGGRVMRLKAKSGFPDWPSAADMGAQGASPANRATVQATGRRMGTLLREQGLTLNFAPVLDVNVNPENPVIGKIGRSFSSDAEVVEALGTAFMQGLSQGGVLPCVKHFPGHGSSREDSHLGLPDVTTTWTARELSPFQAAIAAGCPMVMTAHLFNAHWDPTLPATLSPRVLQGMLRRELGFRGVIVSDDMQMAAITGHYGMQEAVRLAVLAGVDMLIFGNNLQHDPAIAAKAHAMLMELVARGEIPAARIQESYTRIMALKRSIR; this comes from the coding sequence ATGCAGTTGCGGAAGATGGTGATGATGCTGGCGGCGCTGGCGCTGATGTCCCCGATTTCGGGCGCTGTGGCAGCCCCTGCGCCGACCCTGGCGGAGATGGCCGGTCAGATGCTCATGGTCGGCTTTCGCGGCCAGACCCTGGCCGCGGCTCCCGACACTGTCCGGGCCTTGCGCGCTGGCCAGCTGGGTGGGGTGATCCTGTTTGATTTTGATGTCGCCGCCAAGACCCCGGGCCGCAACATCGTCAGCCCGGCCCAACTGGCGGCCCTGACGCGGGAGATTGCCGCCGCCGCACCCACGCCGCCGTTCATCGCCGTGGATCAGGAGGGCGGCCGCGTGATGCGGCTCAAGGCCAAATCGGGCTTTCCGGACTGGCCATCCGCCGCAGACATGGGCGCGCAAGGCGCGTCCCCTGCCAACCGGGCCACGGTCCAGGCCACGGGCCGGCGCATGGGCACGCTGCTGCGCGAACAGGGGCTCACCCTCAACTTTGCGCCGGTGCTGGATGTGAACGTCAACCCGGAAAATCCGGTCATCGGCAAGATCGGCCGCAGTTTTTCCAGCGATGCCGAGGTGGTGGAGGCCCTGGGCACGGCCTTCATGCAGGGGCTTAGCCAGGGCGGGGTGCTGCCGTGCGTCAAGCATTTCCCGGGCCACGGCTCCAGCCGGGAGGATTCCCACCTGGGCCTGCCGGATGTCACCACCACCTGGACGGCCCGGGAGCTTTCCCCCTTCCAGGCGGCCATTGCCGCGGGCTGCCCCATGGTCATGACGGCGCATCTGTTCAATGCCCACTGGGATCCGACCCTGCCGGCCACCCTGTCCCCCCGCGTGCTGCAGGGCATGCTGCGCCGGGAACTGGGCTTTCGGGGCGTCATTGTTTCGGATGATATGCAGATGGCTGCCATCACGGGGCATTACGGCATGCAAGAAGCCGTCCGGCTGGCCGTGCTGGCCGGGGTGGACATGCTGATCTTTGGCAACAACTTGCAGCACGATCCGGCCATTGCCGCCAAGGCCCACGCCATGCTGATGGAACTGGTGGCACGCGGCGAGATTCCGGCGGCGCGCATCCAGGAATCTTACACCCGCATCATGGCCCTCAAACGAAGCATTCGCTGA